From one Mytilus edulis chromosome 1, xbMytEdul2.2, whole genome shotgun sequence genomic stretch:
- the LOC139520599 gene encoding uncharacterized protein has translation MVNYYFSYLKPKAERMQYWTGSDTYQKQDRQRTSTNCIDLIDQFFAVLMRLRLGLFVRDIAERFKISESTFSKYFSSWLSLLYEELKVINPFPSREIVDRTMPDAFKTRYPKTRVIIDCTEIFLQRSASLVNQSLTYSNYKNHNTVKFLVGITPSGVISFVSEGWGGRVSDRQITLESGILDLLDENDSVMADKGFTIKDLLDKKNCTLNMPPFKGISAQFTTEQVFETQEIAKLRIHVERSIGRVKNFHIFDGVMPLSIAPQSTQIFKVCCWLTNFDEPLVK, from the coding sequence ATGGTCAATTACTATTTCAGTTATCTGAAACCAAAGGCAGAGAGAATGCAGTACTGGACTGGTTCAGACACCTATCAGAAGCAAGATAGACAACGCACATCAACCAACTGCATTGATTTAATTGATCAGTTTTTTGCAGTCTTAATGAGACTTAGATTAGGACTTTTCGTTAGAGATATAGCCGAAAGGTTCAAAATTTCAGAatcaacattttcaaaatatttttcttcatgGCTATCATTATTGTATGAGGAGCTTAAAGTCATTAACCCATTTCCAAGCAGAGAAATAGTTGACCGTACCATGCCAGATGCTTTTAAGACCAGATATCCCAAAACAAGGGTTATTATAGACTGTACAGAAATTTTTTTACAACGTTCTGCTAGTCTTGTTAACCAAAGCCTTACATAttctaactataaaaatcataatACTGTGAAATTTTTAGTTGGAATCACTCCATCTGGTGTTATATCTTTTGTTTCAGAAGGTTGGGGTGGTAGAGTTTCTGACAGGCAGATAACTCTTGAATCTGGTATACTGGATTTGTTGGATGAGAATGACTCTGTAATGGCTGACAAAGGCTTTACTATAAAAGATTTATTAGACAAAAAGAATTGTACACTAAATATGCCACCCTTTAAAGGTATTTCTGCTCAGTTTACAACTGAACAGGTTTTTGAAACACAAGAAATTGCAAAGTTAAGAATTCATGTAGAAAGAAGTATTGGAAGAGTgaaaaattttcacatttttgatGGTGTTATGCCTTTATCTATTGCACCACAATCTACACAAATTTTTAAAGTGTGTTGttggttaacaaattttgatGAACCCCTAGTCAAGTAA
- the LOC139519725 gene encoding uncharacterized protein: MCQASMKKQRYQVYICTLKTDSGDFMVQYGYCQCPIGLAQSCSHIGSLLFALSRAKVGITEAESCTSKSCTWNVPRKDVQPRPLCYMASKKPKLASSSEEGIAGTSEAGNTTFQSFDPRHTADRTVNLDLTLQHLMELKNVFPNTGMSHLWNIPESTPDVHQEVEMDTWVDPMERKMKEMLYTENNLPPPSIETELVDYIERNTRLQRGSTVWRDLHKGRITSSMFGDVIAAGRSPNSLIRQITEGSSLDRYSSLPVAIQWGVDNEDRARAQYTELKQCIHDEFKVETAGLTLNNIYSFLGATSDGRVIEGDSVGLLEIKCPFSLKGVKVNTLEIDMILGMNDPSFCLVSTPDGPTLNPLHKYYAQVQGEMAIKELPWCDFVLWTAAKENSICIDRVYFNAEFVQNMLQKLVKFYMDNIFPCFYQ, encoded by the exons ATGTGCCAAGCATCCATGAAGAAACAAAGATACCAGGTGTATATATGCACTTTGAAAACAGATAGTGGGGATTTTATGGTGCAATATGGATACTGTCAGTGTCCTATAGG gttAGCACAGTCATGTAGCCATATTGGCAGTCTCTTGTTTGCATTGAGCCGAGCTAAAGTCGGAATAACAGAGGCAGAGAGCTGTACCTCTAAATCCTGTACATGGAATGTTCCGAGGAAAGATGTTCAACCAAGACCATTATGTTACATGGCATCAAAGAAACCAAAGTTGGCTTCTTCATCTGAGGAAGGAATTGCAGGTACATCTGAGGCTGGTAATACCACATTCCAGTCTTTTGACCCACGCCATACAGCTGACCGTACAGTAAATCTGGACTTAACATTACAACATTTAATGGAACTAAAGAATGTTTTTCCTAATACAG gcATGTCTCATTTATGGAATATTCCTGAATCTACTCCTGATGTACACCAAGAAGTGGAGATGGATACTTGGGTTGACCCAATGGAAAGAAAGATGAAAGAAATGCTATATACAGAAAACAACT TACCACCACCATCAATAGAAACAGAGctggttgattatatagagagAAATACAAGGTTGCAGAGAGGGAGCACAGTATGGAGAGATCTTCATAAAGGAAGGATAACGAGTTCCATGTTTGGTGATGTTATTGCTGCAGGAAGAAGTCCAAATTCTCTTATAAGACAAATAACTGAGGGATCCTCCCTTGATAg GTATTCATCACTTCCTGTTGCTATTCAGTGGGGAGTAGACAATGAGGACAGGGCAAGGGCCCAGTATACAGAACTGAAGCAATGCATTCATGATGAGTTCAAAGTAGAGACAGCAGGGTTAACTTTAAACAATATCTACTCATTTCTAGGAGCAACTAGTGATGGCAGAGTGATTGAAGGAGACAGTGTTGGTCTCCTAGAGATTAAATGTCCATTTTCTCTGAAGGGAGTGAAAGTCAACACATTGGAAATTGACATGATTCTGGGGATGAATGACCCTAGTTTTTGTTTGGTTTCTACACCTGATGGCCCAACATTGAACCCACTTCACAAGTATTATGCACAGGTCCAAGGTGAAATGGCAATTAAAGAACTTCCTTGGTGTGACTTTGTTCTGTGGACAGCAGCAAAAGAAAACAGCATTTGCATTGACAGGGTGTACTTTAATGCTGAATTTGTACAAAACATGCTACAGAAACTTGTTAAATTCTATATGGATAACATTTTTCCATGCTTTTATCAGTAA